One segment of Macrotis lagotis isolate mMagLag1 chromosome 1, bilby.v1.9.chrom.fasta, whole genome shotgun sequence DNA contains the following:
- the LOC141510169 gene encoding vomeronasal type-1 receptor 1-like: protein MIAVDILLSIAFFSQVGIGVQGNFFLIYLFSFLFFTGQNLRPIDLIIIQLALTNSLVLLSKGFLEGLAALGLKNLLDDISCKIVFYIHRVAWGLSLSITCLLSGFQAIIISPHQPRWIKLKARVPRYILPSILFFWLFHMLQNIMILQNLQRSSDKRNNSVTIEYGHCSVNVTNDNRASYQAIVFFIPDAMGITFISFTCSYKVHLLHKHHKRIQQVHFNNFSPRAFPEIRATQMILLLVSTFVTFYLFSSFLPIYMYSVTPSPWVMPTCTFLASCFPMVSPFMLIHSDSQILRYYSAVRGRKSPQTKIDSMNTLSLISTQALIKEKKVPGRP, encoded by the coding sequence ATGATTGCTGTGGACATACTCCTGAGTATTGCCTTCTTCTCCCAGGTTGGGATTGGGGTTCAGGGAAACTTCTTCCTAATTTATCTCTTCAGCTTCCTGTTCTTCACTGGTCAGAACCTGAGGCCCATAGATCTGATTATCATTCAGTTGGCTTTGACCAACTCATTGGTGCTTCTCTCCAAGGGCTTCCTTGAAGGACTGGCAGCTTTGGGCCTGAAGAATCTTCTGGATGACATTAGCTGCAAAATTGTCTTCTATATTCACAGAGTGGCTTGGGGTCTTTCCCTTAGTATAACCTGTCTTCTGAGTGGTTTTCAGGCCATCATCATCAGTCCCCATCAGCCAAGATGGATAAAGCTAAAGGCCAGAGTCCCAAGATACattcttccttctattcttttcttctggcttttccaTATGCTGCAAAATATTATGATTCTTCAGAATCTTCAAAGATCTAGTGACAAAAGGAATAATTCAGTAACAATAGAGTATGGACACTGTTCTGTTAATGTCACCAATGACAATCGGGCCTCCTACCAGGCTATTGTCTTCTTCATTCCTGATGCTATGGGTATAACTTTCATTAGTTTTACCTGTAGCTACAAGGTTCATCTCCTGCACAAGCACCACAAGAGGATTCAGCAGGTGCACTTTAACAACTTTTCTCCTAGAGCCTTCCCTGAGATTAGAGCCACCCAAATGATCCTACTGCTGGTGAGCACCTTTGTCACgttttacttattcagttccttCTTGCCAATATATATGTATTCAGTGACCCCTAGCCCCTGGGTGATGCCTACCTGTACCTTCCTGGCTTCTTGTTTTCCCATGGTTAGTCCCTTTATGCTGATCCACAGTGACTCACAAATCCTCAGGTACTACAGCGCTGTCCGTGGTAGAAAAAGTCCACAGACTAAAATTGACTCCATGAATACCCTGTCCCTTATCTCTACCCAGGCTCTGATCAAGGAGAAAAAGGTCCCTGGAAGGCCTTGA